Proteins co-encoded in one Sulfuricystis thermophila genomic window:
- the aroQ gene encoding type II 3-dehydroquinate dehydratase — translation MSNSTRKKSSAKKDSGAALKARILVLHGPNLNLLGSREPDVYGRTTLADIHAMMEARARAAGVQIESFQSNGEGELIDRVQAAGAEGIEFIIINPAGYTHTSVALRDALAAVGIPFIEVHLSNIFARESFRQHSYFSALAVGTICGLGAQGYLLALEAALARIRT, via the coding sequence ATGTCGAATTCAACCCGCAAAAAATCTTCTGCCAAAAAGGATAGTGGCGCTGCGTTGAAGGCGCGCATCCTGGTGCTGCACGGCCCGAATCTGAACCTCTTGGGCAGCCGCGAACCGGATGTCTATGGCCGCACCACGCTCGCGGATATTCACGCGATGATGGAAGCGCGTGCCCGCGCGGCCGGCGTGCAGATCGAAAGCTTCCAGAGCAACGGCGAAGGCGAGCTGATCGACCGCGTCCAGGCCGCCGGCGCCGAAGGCATCGAATTCATCATCATCAATCCCGCCGGTTACACCCACACCAGCGTGGCGTTGCGCGATGCGCTGGCGGCGGTCGGCATCCCGTTCATCGAAGTGCATCTGTCGAACATCTTTGCCCGCGAGTCGTTCCGGCAGCATTCCTATTTCTCGGCGCTCGCCGTCGGCACGATCTGTGGTCTCGGCGCGCAGGGCTATCTGCTCGCGCTCGAAGCCGCGCTCGCCCGCATCCGCACGTAA
- the accB gene encoding acetyl-CoA carboxylase biotin carboxyl carrier protein, which produces MDLRKLKTLIDLVQNSGISELEISEGDEKIRIAKQLAVLPSTTTINMPMGPAAAPAPAVPPAPTAASEPAAPTEPAGHVVKAPMVGTFYRAGSPGSPPFVEVGQTVKKGDTLCIIEAMKLMNEIESDADGVVKAILVENGQPVEFDQPLFVIG; this is translated from the coding sequence ATGGACCTGAGAAAACTCAAGACCTTGATCGACCTGGTGCAGAATTCCGGCATCTCGGAGCTGGAAATCAGCGAAGGCGACGAAAAGATCCGCATCGCCAAGCAGTTGGCCGTCCTGCCGAGCACCACGACGATCAACATGCCGATGGGGCCAGCGGCCGCGCCAGCGCCTGCCGTGCCGCCGGCGCCGACGGCCGCGTCCGAGCCCGCCGCGCCGACCGAACCGGCAGGCCATGTCGTCAAGGCGCCGATGGTCGGCACCTTCTATCGTGCCGGCAGCCCCGGCTCGCCCCCCTTCGTCGAGGTCGGCCAGACGGTCAAGAAGGGTGACACCTTGTGCATCATCGAGGCGATGAAGCTGATGAACGAGATCGAGTCCGATGCCGACGGCGTCGTCAAGGCGATCCTGGTCGAGAACGGCCAGCCGGTGGAATTCGATCAACCCCTGTTCGTGATCGGCTGA
- the accC gene encoding acetyl-CoA carboxylase biotin carboxylase subunit — MFEKVLIANRGEIALRVLRACRELGIRTVAVHSTADAEAKYVKLADESVCIGPPASNLSYLNIPAIISAAEVTDAQAIHPGYGFLSENADFAERVERSGFVFIGPKAETIRLMGDKVSAKNAMKEAGVPCVPGSEGALPEDPKEIVRIARAIGYPVIIKAAGGGGGRGMRVVHTEAALINAVTMTRSEAQAAFGNPMVYMEKFLENPRHIEIQVMADNYRNAVWLSERDCSMQRRHQKVIEEAPAPGINRRTIARIGERCAEACRRIGYRGAGTFEFLYENGEFYFIEMNTRVQVEHPVTELVTGIDIVQAQIRVAAGEKLWFRQRDVEIRGHAIECRICAEDPFKFTPSPGKIVNWHPPGGPGIRVDSHVYSGYTVPPHYDSMIAKVISYGDSREQAIRRMRIALSEMMVEGIKTNIPLHQDLLLDQNFIEGGASIHYLEEKLAAREEATRK; from the coding sequence ATGTTCGAGAAAGTCCTGATCGCCAACCGCGGCGAGATCGCGCTCAGGGTGCTGCGCGCCTGCCGCGAGCTGGGCATCCGCACCGTGGCCGTGCATTCGACCGCCGATGCCGAGGCCAAATACGTCAAGCTCGCCGACGAATCGGTCTGTATCGGCCCGCCGGCGTCGAATCTGAGTTACCTGAACATCCCGGCGATCATCTCCGCGGCGGAAGTCACCGACGCCCAGGCGATCCATCCCGGCTACGGCTTCCTCTCCGAGAACGCCGATTTCGCCGAACGTGTCGAAAGGTCCGGTTTCGTCTTCATCGGCCCGAAGGCCGAGACGATCCGGCTGATGGGCGACAAGGTCTCGGCCAAGAATGCGATGAAGGAAGCGGGCGTGCCCTGCGTGCCCGGCTCCGAGGGCGCATTGCCCGAAGATCCGAAGGAAATCGTCAGGATCGCCCGCGCCATCGGCTATCCGGTGATCATCAAGGCGGCGGGCGGCGGCGGTGGCCGCGGCATGCGCGTCGTGCATACCGAGGCGGCGCTCATCAACGCGGTGACGATGACTCGTTCCGAGGCTCAGGCCGCCTTCGGCAACCCGATGGTCTATATGGAGAAGTTCCTCGAAAACCCGCGTCACATCGAAATCCAGGTGATGGCCGACAATTACCGCAACGCGGTGTGGCTCTCCGAGCGCGACTGCTCGATGCAGCGTCGTCACCAGAAAGTGATCGAGGAAGCGCCAGCGCCGGGCATCAACCGCCGCACCATCGCGCGCATCGGCGAACGCTGCGCCGAAGCCTGCCGCCGCATCGGTTACCGCGGCGCGGGCACCTTCGAGTTCCTCTATGAAAACGGCGAGTTCTACTTCATCGAGATGAACACGCGCGTGCAGGTCGAGCACCCGGTCACCGAACTCGTCACCGGCATCGACATCGTGCAGGCGCAGATTCGCGTCGCCGCCGGCGAAAAACTCTGGTTCCGCCAGCGTGACGTCGAGATTCGCGGCCATGCGATCGAATGCCGTATCTGCGCCGAAGATCCATTCAAGTTCACGCCATCTCCGGGCAAGATCGTCAACTGGCATCCGCCCGGCGGGCCGGGCATCCGCGTCGATTCGCATGTCTATTCCGGCTACACGGTGCCGCCGCACTACGATTCGATGATCGCCAAGGTGATTTCCTATGGCGACTCGCGCGAGCAGGCCATCCGCCGCATGCGCATCGCGCTCTCCGAGATGATGGTAGAGGGTATCAAGACCAACATCCCGTTGCATCAGGATCTGTTGCTCGACCAGAATTTCATCGAGGGCGGCGCGAGCATCCACTATCTCGAAGAAAAGCTCGCCGCGCGCGAGGAAGCCACGCGAAAGTGA
- the prmA gene encoding 50S ribosomal protein L11 methyltransferase, with amino-acid sequence MWLSVAIETDAQHADKLSDALLTAGAISVSVEDALAGTEFETPQFGEPGSPTTPLWEQSRVVALFEPSDDLRERIVTALKEAGLAVPATIPFEEVAEADWVRLTQSQFEPIRISERLWIVPSWHEAPDPAAINLALDPGLAFGTGSHPTTRLCLEWLEANVTPGCSVLDYGCGSGILAIAAKKLGAGRTAGVDVDPAALASAAENAARNDVTIRLLGSNEPLDERFERVVANILTNPLMLLAPLLSARLETGGRLALSGVLETQAEQVIAAYAPYLPLRIGAVLDGWVRLEGMK; translated from the coding sequence ATGTGGCTTTCCGTCGCCATCGAAACCGACGCCCAGCACGCCGATAAGCTTTCGGATGCGCTTCTCACCGCCGGGGCGATTTCGGTCTCGGTCGAAGATGCGCTGGCCGGCACCGAATTCGAGACGCCGCAATTCGGCGAGCCCGGCTCACCGACGACACCGTTGTGGGAGCAAAGCCGGGTCGTCGCCCTATTCGAACCCTCGGACGATTTGCGCGAACGGATCGTCACCGCCTTGAAAGAAGCCGGACTCGCCGTCCCAGCCACGATCCCCTTCGAGGAGGTCGCCGAAGCCGACTGGGTGCGGCTGACGCAATCCCAGTTCGAGCCGATCCGCATTTCCGAGCGGCTGTGGATCGTGCCTTCCTGGCATGAGGCGCCCGATCCGGCGGCGATCAATCTGGCGCTCGATCCGGGGCTCGCTTTCGGTACCGGCTCGCATCCGACCACGCGGCTGTGCCTCGAATGGCTCGAAGCGAATGTCACGCCTGGCTGTTCGGTGCTCGATTACGGCTGCGGCTCGGGCATCCTGGCGATCGCCGCGAAGAAACTCGGCGCTGGCCGAACGGCAGGGGTGGATGTCGATCCGGCGGCGCTCGCCTCTGCCGCCGAGAATGCGGCCCGCAATGACGTCACGATCCGGCTCTTGGGCTCCAACGAGCCGCTCGACGAGCGCTTCGAGCGCGTCGTCGCCAACATCCTCACCAATCCCCTGATGCTCCTCGCCCCGCTGCTCAGCGCGCGGCTCGAAACCGGCGGTCGGCTGGCGCTCTCCGGCGTGCTCGAAACCCAGGCGGAACAGGTCATCGCCGCCTATGCACCCTATCTTCCCCTGCGGATCGGCGCCGTGCTTGATGGCTGGGTCAGGCTGGAAGGAATGAAATAA
- a CDS encoding DUF3426 domain-containing protein, protein MLTRCPHCLTQFRVTAEQLKLRQGKVRCGVCRQVFDALESLSDEIVAVVPPPAAPTVPDSSVIAANEGPAYRNEMVGTPLQETAATPVSAPKEEPEPQPEPEPEPEPEPEPEPEPEPEPEPEPEPEPEPEPEPEPEPEPTASKPAVSAPEVESEPIPEAEPPAEEEAVAGVPAVAARPRRWPWAIGIVLLALLFVGQLVYVFRSELAVISPELRPLLAAACDAFGCTLPRPVRPDLVGIETSDLVPEGEEGKVLKLTATLKNRAPFAQDYPHLELTLTDTQDAALVRKVLAPVDYLPTGRDPAEGFAARSEIAIDLRLKADDVAAAGYRLYVFYP, encoded by the coding sequence ATGCTGACCCGCTGCCCGCACTGTCTGACGCAGTTCCGCGTCACGGCCGAACAACTCAAACTCCGCCAGGGCAAAGTGCGCTGCGGGGTCTGCCGGCAGGTCTTCGATGCGCTGGAGAGCCTGAGCGACGAAATCGTCGCCGTCGTTCCGCCGCCCGCCGCGCCAACGGTCCCCGATTCATCCGTCATCGCAGCGAACGAAGGCCCGGCGTATCGCAACGAAATGGTCGGCACCCCGCTGCAGGAAACCGCGGCGACGCCCGTTTCGGCGCCAAAAGAAGAACCCGAACCCCAACCCGAGCCAGAACCAGAACCAGAACCAGAACCAGAACCTGAGCCTGAGCCTGAGCCTGAGCCCGAGCCTGAGCCTGAGCCTGAGCCTGAGCCTGAGCCTGAGCCTGAACCCGAGCCTGAGCCAACCGCATCGAAACCAGCCGTATCGGCGCCGGAAGTGGAGTCCGAGCCGATTCCTGAAGCGGAGCCGCCGGCAGAGGAAGAGGCAGTGGCAGGCGTGCCCGCCGTGGCGGCGCGCCCGCGCCGCTGGCCGTGGGCGATCGGCATCGTCCTCCTGGCGTTGCTGTTCGTCGGCCAGCTCGTCTATGTCTTCCGCAGCGAATTGGCCGTCATCTCACCCGAGCTGCGGCCGTTGCTGGCGGCGGCGTGCGACGCATTCGGCTGCACGCTGCCGCGGCCCGTCCGGCCTGATCTCGTCGGCATCGAAACTTCGGACCTCGTGCCCGAAGGAGAGGAAGGCAAAGTGCTGAAGCTCACCGCGACGCTGAAGAACCGGGCGCCGTTCGCACAGGATTATCCGCATCTGGAACTCACGCTCACCGACACCCAGGATGCCGCGCTGGTGCGCAAGGTGCTCGCCCCCGTCGATTACCTACCCACCGGCCGTGATCCGGCGGAGGGGTTTGCCGCCCGAAGCGAGATCGCCATCGATCTGCGCCTGAAAGCGGACGACGTCGCCGCGGCCGGCTATCGCCTCTATGTGTTCTATCCCTAG
- a CDS encoding carbohydrate kinase family protein: protein MRTLICGSLAYDTIMVFKDRFKHHILPEQIHILNVAFLVPDMRREYGGCAGNIAYNLHLLDGNPLIMAAVGDDCEPYMLRLKKLGLDATHVRRVPDTYTAQAFITTDLDDNQITAFHPGAMNYSHENRIGEVRDVSLGIVAPDGREGMLQHAREFHERGIPFVFDPGQGLPMFDGAELREFLRLADYCTVNDYEAKLMTERTGRPLEELAREVRALVVTLGGNGSRIYADGSVIDIPAVTPEALLDPTGCGDAYRAGLLYGIEKGWSWEKTGRLASLMGAIKIAHRGGQNHKPTRAEIAARYRAAWGEDLD, encoded by the coding sequence ATGCGTACCCTCATCTGCGGCTCGCTCGCTTACGACACCATCATGGTCTTCAAAGACCGCTTCAAGCACCACATCCTGCCGGAGCAGATCCACATCCTCAACGTCGCCTTCCTGGTGCCGGACATGCGGCGCGAATATGGCGGCTGCGCCGGCAACATCGCCTACAACCTGCACCTGCTGGACGGCAACCCGCTGATCATGGCGGCGGTTGGCGACGATTGCGAGCCCTACATGCTGCGGCTGAAGAAACTCGGCCTCGATGCTACCCATGTGCGCCGCGTGCCCGACACCTACACCGCGCAGGCCTTCATCACCACCGATCTCGACGACAACCAGATCACGGCTTTTCATCCCGGCGCGATGAACTACTCGCATGAAAACCGCATCGGCGAGGTGCGCGATGTCTCGCTCGGCATCGTCGCGCCGGACGGCCGCGAAGGCATGCTGCAGCACGCGCGCGAATTCCACGAGCGCGGCATCCCCTTCGTCTTCGATCCCGGTCAGGGGCTGCCGATGTTCGATGGCGCCGAACTGCGCGAATTCCTGCGGCTGGCCGACTATTGCACGGTCAATGACTACGAAGCCAAGCTGATGACTGAGCGCACCGGCAGGCCACTGGAAGAGTTGGCGCGCGAAGTGAGGGCGCTCGTCGTCACCCTGGGCGGCAATGGCTCGCGCATCTATGCCGACGGCTCGGTGATCGACATTCCCGCCGTCACACCCGAAGCGCTGCTCGACCCCACCGGCTGCGGCGATGCCTATCGCGCCGGCTTGCTCTATGGCATCGAGAAAGGCTGGAGCTGGGAAAAAACCGGGCGGCTGGCGAGTCTCATGGGCGCGATCAAGATCGCCCACCGCGGCGGCCAGAACCACAAACCGACGCGCGCGGAAATCGCCGCACGTTACCGCGCCGCCTGGGGCGAAGACCTCGACTGA
- a CDS encoding 30S ribosomal protein THX, whose translation MGKGDRRSLRGKLFRGSYGKRRSHETNRPQRELQPPPVAAPKTQG comes from the coding sequence ATGGGTAAAGGTGATCGCCGCTCCCTGCGCGGCAAGCTCTTTCGCGGCAGCTATGGCAAGCGCCGCTCGCACGAGACCAACCGTCCGCAACGCGAGCTGCAGCCGCCGCCGGTCGCTGCACCGAAGACCCAGGGCTGA
- the trxA gene encoding thioredoxin, which yields MATIQLTSQNFKDVINNNDIVIIDFWADWCAPCRSFAPTFEAASDKYPEIAFCKVNTEEEREMAAGFNIRSIPTLMVFRDQIILYAEAGALPPAALDQLIEQVKALDMDAVRAEIEAEIAAEEQQQRQ from the coding sequence ATGGCCACCATTCAGCTGACCTCGCAAAACTTCAAGGATGTCATCAACAACAACGACATCGTCATCATCGACTTCTGGGCCGACTGGTGCGCCCCGTGCCGTTCCTTCGCGCCGACCTTCGAGGCCGCCTCGGACAAATACCCCGAGATCGCCTTCTGCAAGGTCAACACCGAAGAGGAACGCGAAATGGCCGCCGGCTTCAACATTCGCTCGATCCCGACGCTGATGGTGTTCCGCGACCAGATCATCCTCTACGCCGAAGCCGGTGCCCTGCCGCCTGCCGCGCTCGACCAGCTGATCGAGCAGGTCAAGGCGCTCGACATGGACGCCGTGCGCGCCGAAATCGAAGCCGAGATCGCCGCCGAGGAACAGCAGCAACGGCAGTGA
- the gluQRS gene encoding tRNA glutamyl-Q(34) synthetase GluQRS, whose product MRQIVPVPCGRFAPSPTGPLHFGSLVAALGSYLEAKARGGKWLVRIEDVDRPRCRQEYADSILATLAAFGFEWDGEVMYQSRRTARYREVLETLQRQGAVYPCGCTRAELATAPPGVDGAPVYPGTCRGGLPAGKQARAWRLRVSGAIDFVDLVQGPQHQDLAREVGDCVLLRADGLFAYQLAVVVDDADQGVDHVVRGADLIHSTARQIFLQRLLGFPTPQHAHLPVAVDATGAKLSKQTRAAPVEARDPVVSLIAAARFLGMTPPADLCRATSADFWSWARENWDLARVPKRITAPVPTPDNPHRHNA is encoded by the coding sequence ATGAGGCAAATCGTTCCGGTTCCCTGCGGTCGTTTCGCGCCGTCGCCGACGGGGCCTTTGCATTTCGGCTCGCTCGTCGCCGCGCTCGGCTCTTATCTGGAAGCGAAGGCGCGCGGCGGCAAGTGGCTAGTGCGCATCGAAGACGTCGACCGGCCGCGCTGTAGGCAGGAATATGCTGACAGTATTCTCGCGACATTGGCAGCATTCGGCTTCGAATGGGATGGCGAGGTGATGTATCAGAGCCGGCGCACGGCCCGTTACCGCGAGGTTCTGGAAACCTTGCAGCGCCAGGGCGCCGTCTATCCTTGTGGCTGCACACGGGCGGAATTGGCCACGGCGCCGCCTGGTGTCGATGGTGCGCCGGTGTATCCCGGCACCTGCCGCGGAGGATTGCCAGCGGGGAAGCAGGCGCGTGCCTGGCGCCTGCGCGTTTCGGGTGCGATCGACTTCGTCGATCTGGTGCAGGGGCCGCAGCATCAGGATCTCGCGCGCGAGGTGGGCGATTGCGTGTTGTTGCGCGCCGATGGCTTATTCGCCTATCAGCTCGCGGTGGTGGTCGATGATGCCGATCAGGGGGTCGATCACGTGGTGCGCGGCGCGGATCTGATCCATTCCACCGCGCGGCAGATTTTCCTGCAGCGACTGCTCGGCTTTCCGACGCCGCAGCATGCCCACCTACCGGTGGCGGTCGATGCGACGGGGGCGAAGTTGTCGAAGCAGACCAGGGCGGCGCCGGTCGAGGCGCGCGATCCGGTCGTATCGCTCATCGCCGCGGCACGGTTTCTCGGCATGACTCCGCCCGCGGACCTGTGCCGTGCCACCAGCGCCGATTTCTGGTCTTGGGCGCGGGAGAACTGGGATCTGGCGCGCGTGCCGAAGCGGATAACGGCGCCCGTGCCTACTCCCGATAATCCTCACCGCCATAACGCGTGA
- the clsB gene encoding cardiolipin synthase ClsB encodes MDFLPGNRIALLETGAQYFPALLEAMGAAKRSIRLETYIFAADTTGRTVTAALAAAARRGVDVRVLVDGFGARDFADGLGREIVAAGGAVEVYRPELARLRLRRHRLRRLHRKLAVIDDRIAFVGGINIIDDEDTPGLGPRFDYAVRIEGPLVAPICASMLHLWRLVGWARLKRRPPKPPLDPCGQAGTVGDVAAAFVVRDNLRHRRDIEEAYLEALAGARHEVLIANAYFLPGRRFRHALIATSRRGCQVSVLLQGQVEYALLHYATQALYGQLLKDGIRIFEYGKGFLHAKVGAIDDDWATVGSSNIDPFSLLLAREANVIVKDSRFTGILRASLMRAIGEDAVEITAAELERRGWLARSLRWLAYGLVRLMLGLTRYGGEDYRE; translated from the coding sequence GTGGATTTCCTGCCCGGCAACCGCATCGCGCTGCTGGAAACCGGCGCGCAATATTTCCCGGCACTGCTCGAAGCCATGGGCGCCGCCAAACGTTCGATCCGGCTGGAAACGTACATCTTCGCCGCCGATACGACCGGCCGCACCGTCACTGCCGCGCTGGCCGCCGCGGCGCGGCGCGGTGTCGACGTGCGCGTGCTGGTCGATGGCTTCGGCGCGCGCGATTTCGCGGACGGGCTGGGGCGTGAAATCGTCGCCGCCGGTGGCGCCGTCGAGGTCTATCGGCCCGAATTGGCGCGGCTGCGCCTGCGGCGCCATCGCCTGCGCCGGCTGCACCGCAAGCTCGCCGTCATCGACGACCGCATCGCCTTCGTCGGCGGCATCAACATCATCGACGACGAAGACACCCCCGGGCTCGGCCCGCGCTTCGACTATGCGGTGCGCATCGAAGGGCCGCTGGTGGCGCCGATCTGCGCGAGCATGTTGCACTTGTGGCGCTTGGTCGGCTGGGCGCGGCTCAAGCGCCGGCCGCCCAAGCCGCCGCTCGATCCATGCGGGCAAGCCGGCACCGTCGGCGACGTCGCCGCCGCCTTCGTCGTGCGCGACAACCTGCGCCATCGCCGCGACATCGAGGAAGCCTATCTCGAAGCGCTCGCCGGCGCGCGGCACGAGGTGCTGATCGCGAATGCCTATTTCCTGCCCGGCCGGCGCTTCCGCCACGCCCTGATCGCTACGAGCCGCCGCGGCTGTCAGGTCAGCGTGCTGTTGCAAGGCCAGGTCGAATACGCACTGCTGCATTACGCCACCCAGGCGCTGTATGGCCAGCTCCTGAAAGATGGCATCCGCATCTTCGAATATGGCAAGGGCTTCCTGCACGCCAAGGTCGGCGCCATCGACGACGACTGGGCGACGGTCGGCTCGTCGAACATCGACCCATTCAGCCTGCTGCTCGCCCGCGAAGCCAACGTCATCGTCAAGGACAGCCGCTTCACCGGCATCTTGCGCGCCAGCCTGATGCGGGCGATCGGCGAAGACGCCGTCGAAATCACTGCCGCAGAACTCGAGCGCCGCGGCTGGCTCGCCCGCAGCTTGCGCTGGCTAGCCTATGGCCTGGTGCGGCTGATGTTGGGCCTCACGCGTTATGGCGGTGAGGATTATCGGGAGTAG
- a CDS encoding endonuclease/exonuclease/phosphatase family protein translates to MLTIATWNIHKGFSQFNRRMVVHELRERLRALDADIVFLQEVQGRHERHAARHEDWPEEPQHEFLAADVWENHAYGCNVVYDHGHHGNAILTRFPILASHNQDVTRLRFEKRGLLYCVVAVPELPAPLHCVCAHLSLFGRSRRHQYDALAAFIEANVPHDAPLIIAGDFNDWRGRACDLLAPRLGLTEAFAAADPFARRPTRSFPAALPLLRLDRIYVRGLAIERCAVHHGPPWSMLSDHAALTACLSLPAAATTGAP, encoded by the coding sequence ATGCTCACCATCGCCACCTGGAACATCCACAAGGGCTTCTCGCAATTCAACCGCCGCATGGTGGTGCATGAACTGCGCGAACGGCTGCGTGCGCTCGATGCCGACATCGTCTTCCTCCAGGAGGTACAGGGACGCCACGAGCGCCATGCGGCACGTCACGAGGACTGGCCGGAAGAGCCGCAGCACGAATTCCTCGCCGCCGATGTGTGGGAAAACCATGCCTACGGCTGTAACGTCGTCTATGACCACGGCCATCACGGCAATGCGATCCTGACGCGCTTTCCGATCCTCGCCTCGCACAATCAGGATGTCACGCGGCTGCGCTTCGAAAAACGCGGCCTGCTCTATTGCGTCGTCGCGGTGCCGGAGCTGCCCGCGCCGCTCCATTGCGTCTGCGCGCATCTGTCGCTGTTCGGACGCTCACGCCGTCACCAATACGATGCCCTGGCTGCCTTCATCGAGGCGAACGTGCCCCATGATGCGCCGCTCATCATCGCCGGCGATTTCAACGACTGGCGCGGTCGCGCCTGCGACCTCCTGGCGCCCCGGCTCGGGCTGACGGAGGCTTTCGCCGCCGCCGATCCTTTCGCGCGGCGACCGACGCGCAGCTTTCCGGCCGCGCTGCCGCTCTTGCGGCTCGACCGCATCTATGTGCGTGGCCTGGCCATCGAGCGCTGCGCCGTGCACCACGGCCCGCCGTGGTCGATGCTGTCCGACCACGCCGCGCTGACCGCCTGCCTGTCGCTTCCCGCCGCAGCAACCACCGGCGCGCCGTGA
- a CDS encoding PaaI family thioesterase yields the protein MNSLAFQDYYPDDLAHCYGCGKNNPHGHQLKSYWSEDGKETIAHFMPKPYHTAIPGYVYGGLIASLIDCHGTGTASAAAYRAAGREPGSLPALRFVTASLKVDFLAPTPLGVELELRGVPVEVKEKKVVVDITVAANGQVTAKGQVIAVRMPESMAPK from the coding sequence ATGAATTCACTTGCATTCCAGGATTACTACCCCGACGATCTCGCCCATTGCTACGGCTGCGGCAAGAACAACCCGCACGGTCACCAGCTGAAGAGCTACTGGAGCGAAGACGGCAAGGAAACCATTGCCCATTTCATGCCCAAGCCCTATCACACGGCGATCCCCGGTTATGTCTATGGCGGGCTGATCGCCTCGCTGATCGACTGTCATGGCACCGGCACGGCCTCGGCCGCGGCCTATCGTGCGGCGGGACGCGAACCGGGCAGCCTGCCGGCGCTGCGCTTCGTCACCGCGTCGCTGAAGGTGGATTTCCTCGCGCCGACGCCATTGGGAGTGGAGCTCGAACTGCGTGGCGTGCCGGTCGAGGTGAAGGAGAAGAAGGTCGTCGTCGACATCACCGTCGCCGCCAATGGCCAGGTGACCGCGAAAGGGCAGGTGATCGCGGTGCGCATGCCGGAGAGCATGGCGCCGAAGTAA
- the nadA gene encoding quinolinate synthase NadA, translated as MQTATIDFEPFNALSDRDAQTRIAAARAKLGKRAVILCHHYQRADVYAHADLTGDSLKLSRLASQSDAEFIVFCGVHFMAEVADILSRPEQISILPDLAAGCSMADMANRAKVERCWRELSTLLDPDETVTPVTYINSSADLKAFCGEHGGIVCTSSNAPKILDWSFARREKVLFFPDQHLGRWSGHKMGIPLEQMVLWNPDLPLGGLTPEQIRTAKIILWHGYCSVHQMFRPQQIERFRAQYPEGKVISHPECCFEVCAASDVVGSTETIIRVVKESPPGTRWLVGTELNLVERLAKEVAPEGKIVQFMADMVCMCSTMQRIDPQHLAWTLENLAAGHVVNQIKVPEHEAKLAQIALERMLAAS; from the coding sequence ATGCAGACCGCCACGATCGACTTCGAGCCTTTCAACGCACTGTCCGACCGCGACGCGCAGACGCGTATCGCCGCCGCGCGGGCAAAGCTCGGCAAACGCGCCGTGATCCTCTGTCATCACTACCAGCGCGCCGACGTCTATGCCCATGCCGATCTCACCGGCGACTCGTTGAAGCTCTCGCGCCTCGCTTCGCAGTCCGATGCCGAATTCATCGTCTTCTGCGGCGTGCATTTCATGGCCGAGGTCGCCGACATCCTCTCACGGCCAGAGCAGATTTCGATCCTGCCGGATCTCGCCGCCGGCTGCTCGATGGCCGACATGGCCAACCGCGCCAAGGTCGAACGCTGCTGGCGCGAGCTGTCGACCTTGCTCGATCCGGACGAGACGGTCACCCCCGTCACCTACATCAATTCCTCGGCCGATCTGAAGGCCTTCTGCGGCGAACACGGCGGCATCGTCTGCACCTCGTCGAATGCACCGAAGATCCTCGACTGGTCGTTTGCGCGCCGTGAGAAGGTGCTGTTCTTCCCCGATCAGCACCTCGGCCGCTGGAGCGGCCACAAGATGGGCATCCCGCTAGAACAGATGGTGCTGTGGAATCCCGATCTGCCGCTGGGCGGGCTCACTCCAGAGCAGATCCGCACGGCGAAGATCATCCTCTGGCATGGCTACTGCTCGGTGCACCAGATGTTCCGGCCGCAGCAGATCGAGCGTTTCCGCGCCCAGTATCCGGAAGGCAAGGTGATCTCGCATCCGGAATGCTGCTTCGAGGTCTGCGCGGCCTCCGATGTCGTCGGCTCGACGGAAACCATCATTCGCGTCGTCAAGGAATCGCCGCCCGGCACGCGCTGGCTGGTCGGCACCGAGTTGAACCTCGTCGAGCGGCTGGCGAAGGAAGTGGCACCGGAAGGCAAGATCGTCCAGTTCATGGCCGACATGGTCTGCATGTGCTCGACGATGCAACGCATCGACCCGCAGCATCTGGCCTGGACGCTGGAAAACCTCGCCGCCGGCCACGTCGTCAATCAGATCAAGGTGCCGGAACACGAAGCAAAGCTGGCGCAGATCGCCCTGGAGCGGATGCTCGCCGCCTCCTGA